Proteins encoded in a region of the Pangasianodon hypophthalmus isolate fPanHyp1 chromosome 21, fPanHyp1.pri, whole genome shotgun sequence genome:
- the afg3l2 gene encoding AFG3-like protein 2, which yields MAHRYLHLSRGCRNLYRVFLPNFRSPKAARLVSTQTEALQKRVLLSQVLDTYRRLCSKPPKGFEKYFPKNGSPKNGEPKAPNAEAQEAKPNNAHKNSGKSEGGGGAGGGGGKKGGKKDESNWFNRVQKGDIPWDDKDFRMYLMVSATFWAAVSYYFFRDAGKEVTWKDFVNGYLAKGVVDRLEVVNKRFVKVVFSPGKAEANGKYVWFNIGSVDTFERNLETAQMELGIEGENRLPVVYSTESDGSFLLSMLPTALIIGFLLFMLRRGPAGAGRPGRGMGGLFSVSETTAKVLRDEIDVKFKDVAGCEEAKLEIMEFVNFLKNPKQYQDLGAKIPKGAILTGPPGTGKTLLAKATAGEANVPFITVNGSEFLEMFVGVGPARVRDLFVLARKNAPCILFIDEIDAVGRKRGRGSFGGQSEQENTLNQLLVEMDGFNTATNVVVLAGTNRPDILDPALLRPGRFDRQIYIGPPDIKGRASIFKVHLRPLKLDAELDKENLARKMAALTPGFSGADIANVCNEAALIAARHLSDAITQKHFEQAIERVIGGLEKKTQVLQPEEKKTVAYHEAGHAVAGWYLEHADPLLKVSIIPRGKGLGYAQYLPKEQYLYTKEQLLDRMCMTLGGRIAEEIFFGRITTGAQDDLRKVTQSAYAQIVQFGMNEKVGQVSFDLPRQGDLVLEKPYSEATARLIDSEVRDLINNAYERTKKLLTEKKDDVEKVALRLLEKEVLDKSDMVELLGRRPFAEKSTYEEFVEGTGGLDEDTSLPEGLKDWNKERGSEKEESTEEQVARQIAGDMPF from the exons ATGGCACACAGATATCTCCACCTCTCCAGAGGCTGCAGGAACCTTTACAGAGTTTTTCTGCCTAATTTCAGATCACCAAAGGCGGCGCGACTG gtatcTACCCAGACTGAGGCCCTGCAGAAACGAGTGTTGCTTTCTCAGGTGTTGGACACGTACAGAAGGTTATGCTCAAAGCCTCCGAAAG GATTTGAAAAATACTTTCCGAAGAACGGCAGCCCGAAGAACGGCGAGCCCAAAGCACCCAACGCAGAGGCCCAAG AGGCCAAGCCGAACAATGCACACAAGAACTCTGGGAAGTCTGAAGGTGGAGGAGGAGCTGGTGGGGGCGGAGGCAAAAAGGGAGGAAAGAAGGATGAAAGCAACTGGTTCAACCGTGTTCAAAAG GGGGATATTCCGTGGGACGACAAGGACTTCCGCATGTACTTAATGGTTTCGGCGACTTTTTGGGCAGCGGTCAGTTACTACTTCTTCCGGGATGCAGGAAAAGAAGTCACCTGGAAGGACTTTGTTAATGGCTACCTGGCTAAAGGAGTC GTCGACAGGTTGGAGGTTGTAAACAAGCGCTTTGTGAAAGTTGTATTCTCTCCAGGAAAAGCGGAAGCTAATGGG aaatatgtGTGGTTCAACATCGGCAGCGTGGACACGTTTGAGCGGAATCTGGAGACGGCTCAAATGGAGCTGGGTATCGAAGGGGAGAACAGGCTGCCTGTAGTTTACTCCACTGAGAGTGACGG CTCTTTCCTTCTCAGCATGCTTCCCACCGCACTCATCATCGGCTTCCTGCTCTTCATGCTGCGGCGAGGACCCGCGGGCGCCGGGCGGCCCGGCAGGGGAATGGGCGGCCTGTTCAGCGTCAGCGAGACCACGGCCAAAGTGCTGCGCGATGAGATCGACGTCAAGTTCAAGGACGTGGCCGGGTGCGAGGAGGCCAAGCTGGAGATCATGGAGTTTGTTAACTTCCTGAAGAACCCCAAGCAGTACCAGGACCTTGGGGCCAAGATCCCTAAG GGTGCCATTCTGACCGGACCTCCCGGTACTGGGAAGACCCTGTTAGCAAAGGCGACTGCAGGTGAAGCGAACGTCCCCTTCATCACCGTTAATGGCTCCGAATTCCTAGAGATGTTTGTGGGCGTCGGTCCAGCCAGG GTTCGAGACCTTTTTGTTTTGGCACGCAAGAACGCCCCCTGCATCCTCTTCATAGACGAAATCGACGCAGTGGGGAGGAAAAGAGGCAGGGGCAGTTTCGGAGGGCAGAGTGAGCAGGAGAACACGCTCAACCAGCTGCTAGTGGAAATGGACG GGTTTAACACTGCCACCAATGTAGTGGTTCTGGCTGGTACGAACAGACCGGACATCCTGGACCCAGCACTGCTGAGACCCGGACGCTTCGATAGGCAGATATACATCG GTCCTCCAGATATCAAAGGCAGAGCTTCGATATTTAAAGTTCATCTGAGACCACTGAAACTGGATGCAGAGTTGGACAAGGAGAATCTTGCCAGGAAGATGGCTGCCCTCACACCTGGCTTTTCAG GTGCTGACATTGCTAACGTGTGTAACGAGGCAGCACTGATCGCAGCTCGCCACCTCTCTGACGCCATCACACAGAAACATTTTGAGCAGGCTATCGAGCGTGTGATCGGag gcttaGAGAAGAAGACGCAGGTGTTGCAGCCTGAGGAGAAAAAGACCGTAGCATACCATGAGGCAGGACATGCTGTAGCTGGGTGGTACCTGGAGCATGCAGACCCTCTGTTAAAG GTGTCTATCATCCCACGTGGTAAAGGTCTGGGCTACGCTCAGTACCTCCCAAAAGAGCAGTATCTCTACACCAAGGAGCAGCTGCTGGACCGGATGTGCATGACGCTCGGCGGCCGTATCGCTGAGGAGATCTTCTTCGGTCGCATCACCACTGGAGCGCAGGATGACCTGAGGAAGGTGACACAGAGCGCGTACGCACAG ATAGTGCAGTTTGGGATGAATGAGAAGGTGGGTCAGGTGTCGTTCGACCTCCCTCGGCAGGGGGATCTGGTTCTGGAGAAGCCGTACAGCGAGGCGACGGCGCGTCTGATCGATTCAGAGGTGCGGGATCTTATTAACAACGCCTACGAGCGCACAAAGAAGCTTCTGACAGAGAAGAAGGACGATGTAGAAAAG GTGGCGCTGCGCCTGCTGGAGAAGGAGGTCCTGGATAAGAGCGACATGGTGGAGCTCCTGGGCCGGCGGCCGTTCGCTGAGAAGTCGACGTACGAGGAATTTGTGGAGGGCACAGGAGGACTGGACGAGGACACGTCACTCCCTGAGGGACTGAAAGACTGGAATAAGGAACGAGGGAGCGAGAAGGAGGAGAGCACGGAGGAGCAGGTGGCGCGCCAGATCGCAGGCGACATGCCTTTCTAA